ACTCGCCCGGCAGCGCCTGATCGCCCAGGTGATGGAGCGCATCGTCACCCAGACGATCCCCCAGGCGGCGATCGACAACGCCGAGGTGACCTGGCGTCCGGGAGAGAACGTCGTCAAGCCACTCTCCGGCACACCGGCTCCCGGCGTCGATCTCGCGGCACGCGAGCCCGACACGCGCTACGCGAAGATCCTCGAGGTCTTCCACGCCGTCGCCGCCGAGGACGCCCACGACCCGGTGACACCGACTTTCGTGCGGCGACGGTTCGAGCGGGACCGGCAGGTCCCCGAGGCCGAAGTCGAGAAGCTCCTCGTCTCGGTGCTGGCGAGCCCCGAGGTCAAGCAGGTGGCCGCGGAGATCACCCGCCGGCTCGGACGTCCGCTCGAGCCGTTCGATATCTGGTACACCGGTTTCAAGCCGCGCGGCGCCTACTCCGAGGCCGAGCTCGACGCCGTGACGCGGCAGCGCTACCCGAACGTGGCGGCGTTCCAGGCCGACCTGCCGCGCATCCTCACCGGACTCGGATTCTCCCCGGAGCGGTCCGCCTGGCTCGCCGAACACATCGTCGTCGATCCGTCTCGCGGCGCCGGCCACGCGATGGGAGCGGTGCGGCACGAGGACAAGGCCCACCTGCGGACCCGCATCGCCGCCACGGGGATGGACTACAAGGGCTACAACATCGCCATCCACGAGCTGGGTCACAACGTCGAGCAGGTCTTCTCGCTCAACGCGATCGATCGCAACCTGCTCTCCGGCGTGCCGAACAACGCCTTCACCGAGGCCCTGGCCTTCGTCTTCCAGCAGCGTGACCTCGAGCTGCTCGGGCTCGCCCGGCCCGACGAAGCCTCGCGCCGCGCCGAGGCGCTCGCCGGCGTCTGGGCCACCTACGAGATCGCTGGCGTCTCGCTGGTCGACATGCAGGTCTGGCGCTGGCTCTACGCCCATCCGCAGGCGACACCGGCCGAGCTGCGCGAGGCGACGGTGGCGATCGCGCGCGATGTCTGGAACCGCTACTTCGCCCCGGTGATCGGCACCCGCGACTCGTTGCTGCTCGGCGTCTACTCCCACATGGTCGCCTACGCCCTCTACCTGCCCGACTACGCTCTCGGCCACCTGATCGCCTTCCAGGTGGCCGAGCATTTCCACGGACGGGATTTCGGTCGCGAGTTCGAGCGGGTCGCTCGTCAGGGGCGGCTGACCCCGGAGGCCTGGATGCGCGGCGCGGTCGGTGCTCCGCTCTCCGCCGAGCCGCTCCTCGCGGCGGCGCGCGCGGCACTGAAGACCGAGTCGACGGGGGTCGGGAAGAAGTAGCGGCACCCGGCAAGGCGGTGGCGCGCCGATCGCCCGGCCGGCGATCGGCGCCGCCGTCTCCGGCCTACTGCCCGAGCTCGGCGAGCAGCGGCTTGGCCGCTTCGCCGTGGACCGTCTCCATCACCCAGAGCAGGTAGCGCGCGTCGGCGCTCACGTTGCGCGCCACGTCGGGATTGAACCCGAAGTCGTTGGCGACGTTCTCCCAGACACGGTCGAAGTTCACGCCGACGAGCTCTCCTCTGCCGTTGAGCACCGGACTTCCGGAGTTGCCGCCGGTCGTGTCGGCGTCGGCGAGGAAGGCCACCGGGACGTCGCCGAGCGCCGTGTCGGCCCAGCGGCTCGCCGGCGCGTTCGGCGCCGCCGCGAGCAGCGGTTGCGGTGCGGCGAACGGCTCGACGCCGGTCGACTTCGCCACCATGCCGGCCACCGTCGTGCGCGGTCGCATCCAGACCGCGTCGCGCGGCGAGTAGCCCTGGACGTGCGCGAAGCTGACGCGCAGGGTGCTGTTGGCGTCCGGCGCGATCGGCTTGCCGGCGTGCGCCGCCACGGCTCGCATCCAGACCGGGCGCAGTCGCGCCACGGCGCCGCGGAAGCGGTCGTCCCGGTCCTTCTGCGCCCGGAGCTCGACGTCGAGCGCGAACGCCAGATCGAGCAGGGGATCCCGGCGCGCCCGGAGCTGCGCGGCGCTTTCGTCGAACATCTTGCTCCGCTCGGCGGCGTCGGCCACGCGGCTCCCGGCGAGCAGTGCGGTGGCGCGACCGGCCGGGTCGCCGCTGCCGGCGAGCAGCGCGTCGACCGGCGCGATCCGTTGGCCCGCCGGCAGCGTCGCGGCGCGCCGCAGCCAGTCGCCGAGCAACGCCGCGTCGGCACCGGCGTGCAGCTCGCTCTGGGCTTGTTCGAGTCGGTCGGCGATCCGCTGGCGGTTGCGCTCCATGTAGGCGGGCTCGCGTTCGAGGTCGGGCTTGGCCTTCTCCTCGGCCCAGCGGGCGAGCGTCAGCGCCAGACCGAGCGGCTGTCCCGCCTGACGCGCCGTCGAGAGCAGGAAGTCGCGGTCGAACCGCTCGGCCCGCTCGGCGAGCAGCGCGGCGAGCTCGGCGCGAGCCGCGACGGCCGCGCGATGGGCGGCGCCGTGCGGAGACGCGATCCACTCGAGGACTTCGCGATCGGCCGTCCGCTTCTTCTCGACGAGGTGGCCCCGGGCGATCCCGGCGAGCTGACCTCGCGAGTTCTTCTCGCTGTTGCCGAGCCCGCGGATCCGCTCGGCGAGCGCGATGCGCGAGGCGTCGTCGCGCGCCGCGAACGACTCGAGGGTGCGCAGCCAGCCGCCGAAGAGATCGACCCGCCGCGGATAGAAGAGCTCGGCGCGCTCGGCCATCTCCTCGGCGAGATAAGACCGGAAGGTCGTCCCGGGATAGCCGGCGACCATGACGAAGTCGCCGTCGACGACACCGCGCCGGGCGAGGGGGTAGTAGTGCCGCGGCACCAACGGGACGTTCTTCTCGGAGGGGCGCGCCGGGCTCCCGTCCGGCGCCGCGTAGACGCGCAGCAACGAGAAGTCGCCGGTGTGACGCGGCCAGCTCCAGTTGTCGACCTCGCCGCCGTAGTCGCCGACGGCGCCCGGCGGTGCCCAGACGAGGCGCACGTCGGCGTACTCGACGTTCTCGAAGAGCACGTAGCGCACGCCGCCGTCGAAGGCCGCCACCTGGCAGCGCCGGTCGGGCTGGCGCTCGCACTCGGCCGTGAGCTCCTTCTGCTTGCGCTCGATCGCCCGGAACCGCGCCAGGTCGTCGGCGAGCCCGGCCGCGGACGCCTCGATCTCGGCGGTCACGTCGCGGGTGCGTGACGGCACCGTCGCCCGCATCCCCTTCGCCGGCAGCTCCTCGGCGCGCGTGGCGGCGAGGAAGCCGTGGGTGAGCAGATCGCGCTGCGGCGTCGAGTGCTCCTGGATCGCGCTCATCGCGCAGTGGTGGTTGGTGACGATCAGCCCGGCGCTCGACACGAACCCGGCCGAGCAGCCGTCGATCTCGACGGTGGCGTCGAGCAGCCCGGCGCCGTCGCTCCCCCAGAGCGCCGCGGGAGCGATCTCGAGACCGAGCCCACGCAGCCAGGCCGGATCGAGGGCAAGCATCTGGTCGGGGGTCCACTTGCCTTCGATCGCCACGGCCGGCGGGGTGGACGAGACGAACGAGACGAGCGCGATGACGACGGCGAGCGCCGAGGGGAGGAAGGGTCGGGTCTGGGTTCCCATGGGCCGGAGTCTAGCGACTCCGTGCCGAGGGTTCAGCCTTGCCGCGCCGGCGGGCGCAGGAGCTCGACGCGAACGGTCACTTCGCCGTCCGGCAGGTCGAACGGCTTGACCACCTCGCGATGCGAGCTCGCCAGGAGCTGTTCGGCAAAGAGTGCCACTCTCTGATTGAGGCGCGGCCAGCCGAGATCGCCGAAGACCTGGCCCGCCGACCAGACGAGCAGTCGACGGCCGGTGTTCACGCCGGAGACGACGGTGGCCCGCGCCACGGCCTCGCCGTGGGCGAGCGAGTCGGCGAGCACCCGATCGAGGTCGGCCATCGGCCGCAGCGTACCGCCGCCGTCCGGGGACGGCAACTGCCGTGAGGAGCCGGCTCGCGGCACCGGAGAGCGCTCACCGCACGCCGCTTATACTCCGCCCATGCCGCCGCGCTTCGACGCCGAGCGTCGCACCGTCGAGCTCGCCGTCGCCGACCTGCTCGAGCCTGCCCTGCTGCGCAGCCTCGGGTTCGCCAACCGCGGCGGATTCGAGCGGATGTGGCTCGGCCAGGCGATCCACTCGCGCTATCAGGAAGAGGCGCTCGCCACCGACCCGACCTATCGCCGCGAAGTGCCGCTGCGCCTCAGCTTCGTCCACCGCGGCTGGGAGGTGACGCTCACCGGTCGTGCCGACGGCCTGCGCCGCGAGGCCGACGGCGTGCGCGTGGTCGAGGAGATCAAGTCCGTCCGCCGCGGCGGGCAGCTCTCGCAGGCGGCCCGCGACCTCTACGAGCGACAGGCGCGGCTCTACGCCTGGATGCTCTCGCGGCTCGAGCCTGTCGCGGACGGGAGCCCGGCGGCCGTCCATCCCGAGCTCGTCTTGATCGAGATCGGCGGCGAAGGCGTCGAGCGCGAGCGTCTCGACGCCGACCTGCCGACCCTCGAGATCGCCATCCACCGCCGGCTGGCCTCGCTGCTTCACGGCTTCGAGCGTCAGGAGCGCGAGCGCGCCGACCGGCGGGTCGCCGCGACCTCGCTCGCCTTCCCCTACCCGCTGGCGCGCCGCGGCCAGGAGGAGATCGTCGCCGCTGTCGAACATGCCGTCGAACACGGCGAGCAGCTGCTGCTCGAGGCACCCACCGGCATCGGCAAGACGGTCGCCGCGCTCTTTCCCGTCCTCAAGCACGCGCTCGCCCACGACCGCCGGGTCTTCGTGCTCACCGCCAAGACGTTGCAACAGCAGATGGCGCTGACCGTCCTCGGCCTGCTCAACGGCCAGCGCGCCTTCCATGCGCTGCAACTCCGCGCCAAGGCCCGCATGTGCGCCAACGGCGAGGTGATCTGCCACGAGGAGTACTGTCCGTTCGCCCGCGACTACTACGCCAAGGCGATCAGCTCGGGCATCCTCCAGCGTCTGCTCGGCGACTGGGGCGAGTTGCTGCCCGACGAGGTCTTCGCCGCCGCGCGTGAGACCGAGGTCTGCCCGTTCGAGATCAGCCTCGAGCTCGCGCAGCTCTGCGAGGTCGTGGTCTGCGACTACAACTACGCCTTCGACCCGTGGGTCGCGCTCTCGTCGTTCGCCGAGGACGCGAGTCTTGCCGACACGATCCTGGTGATCGACGAGATTCACAACCTCGTCGACCGCGGCCGCGGGTATCTCAGCCCCGAGCTCGCCTCCGTCGAAGCGCGCGCCGCCGCCGAGGCGCTCTCGCTCGCCGGCGGCGAGCTGCCGCGAAGGCTCGCCGGGCTCTGCTCCGAGCTCGCCGACCTGATCGACCGCACGGTCGAAGGAGCGCTCGCTCTCGCCGGCGGCGGCGAGATGACGGCAGTCGAGGCACAGCTGCCCGAGGACGATCTGTGGGCCTGGCGCCCCGAGTTCGACGCCGCGTTCGTCGACTACCTCGAGTACCAGCGCGAGACGCGCAGCTTCCGCGCCGAAGACCCCTTCGTGGCGTTGTACTTCAAGCTGCTGCGCTTCCTCGCCGGCCTGCTCGAGCGCGGTCCGGCGTTCGCCCACCTGGTCGAGCGGCGAGAGGGCAGCGGCGTGCTGCGCGTTCTCTGCAAGGACCCGAGCCGCCACCTCGGGGGCGTGCTGCGGCGCGCTCACGCGGTGATCGGCCTTTCGGCGACGATCTCGCCGCCGGAGTTCTACCGCGACCTGCTCGGCTTCGAGGCGGCACGCACCGCGACCTTGTCGCTGCCGAGCCCGTTCCCCACCGAGCACCGCCGTGTGGTGCTCGACGCCTCGGTTTCGACCGCCTATCGCGATCGCGCCGCCCAGGCGCGCACGCTCGCCGAACGGCTCGCCGCGTTCGCCGATGCGGTGGACGGCAACTGCCTCGCCCTCTTTCCGAGTTTCCAGTACTTGCAAGACATCGCCGGCTTCCTTCGTCCGGCGCACAAACGCGTGCTGCTGCAACAGCGTGGAGACGGCGAGCGGCAGCGCGAGGCCCTGCTCGACGCCTTGCGCACCGCCCTGCTCGGCGACGTGCTGCTGCTCGCCGTCGCCGGCGGCGTCTTCGCCGAAGGGGTCGACTATCCTGGCGACATGCTGCGCGCGGTGGCGGTGATCGGCCCCTGCCTGCCCGTGCCGACGGTCGAGACGCGGCTCCTGCAGAGCTACTACGAAGAGCGCTTCGAACGCGGCTTCGAGTACGCCTTCGTCGTCCCGGGGATGACGCGGGTCGTCCAGGCGGCCGGCCGTCTGATCCGCTCACCGGAAGACCGCGGGGTGATCGCTCTCTTCGATCGACGATTCCTGCAGCGGCCTTACCGCGACCGCCTCCCTGCGGATTGGATGCCCGAGGAGGGACTGTCCTCGCTCGTCGGCGACCCGGCACGGGCAGCCGTCGAGTTCTTTCGTCTCGGCGTCGGCCGGACGGGCGGCACGTCCTCGCGCTGAGCTCAGCGCCTGGGGGTCCGAGCCGCCGCTGGACACGGCGCCGACGCCCAGCGCCAGGTTGTACGATGAGCCTCTCGCTCTGCCGCGAATCCCCTTGAACCCGCTCGCCGACCTCCGCCGCCCGCGCCTCTCGGCCGCGCTGCGTCGGATCGGCGGGGCGCTCGCCCTCGCGCTGACCGCCGACGCCCAGGGCGGGCCGCTCGGCGGCCCGGCGGCCGAGCCGCCGGGGATGGCCGCCGAACCGTTGGTTCGCCACTGGACCGTCAGCCAGGGTCTGCCGCAGATGAGCGTAACCGCGATCCTCCAGGGGCAAGACCGGCAGCTGTGGATGGGGACCTTCGGTGGGCTCACCAGCTTCGACGGCACCAGCTTCCAGACCTACGACATCGCGTCGCTGCCCGGGCTGGTCTCGAATCGGATCATCGCTCTCTCCGGCGATGGTGGTGACGGCCTCTGGCTCGCCACCCAGGCTGGCCACCTGATGCACTTTCACCAGGGAACGGTTCTCGAGACGATCGCCCCACCCGCGGCCAACCTCGAGCTCGTCGGCATGATCCGCGACCAGGAGGGCGCCTTCTGGCTGCGCGAGCGGCGGGGCGGGCTGCTGCGCTGGGTCGCTGGCCGCTGGGAGCGTCTCGCCCCGAGCGACGACCTGGAGCGCGACCGGCGGAGCTGGGAATGGGGAGGCGCCATCGTGCGCGACCTGGCGCTCGCCGGCGACGGCGAGGTCTGGGCCCGGTTCCCCGGGGGACTCGCTCGCTACAGCAGGACCGGGGCGCTCCTCGCCAGCCTGGCCAGCCCGTCGCCGATCTCCTGGATCTCCCCGGCCTTGGACGGTCAGCTCTGGGTCGGCCTCTTCGACGGCCTCGCCAGGGTCTCGCACGGCCGCATCGAGCGGGTCGACGTCACCTCCCCGCTGGGCGGCCCGGTGAGAGCGATCCTCGCCGCCGCCGGGCAGCCGTTGCTCGTCGTCGTCGACGCCCAGTTGATGGCCCTGGAGCCGGAGTCGGCCGCCGCCCCGCTCCGCCTTCGCGTCGCCTGGTCGGTGCCGCTGGAGGACCGTCATGCCCTTCGTGACCTCGCCCTCGACGACGAAGGCAATCTCTGGATCGGGACGGACGGCGGCGGTCTGATCCGGTTCTCGCACAGCCGGCTGGAGCGGCCGCAGTCGAGCAATCTCCGGCGCTCCGTCGTCGCCATGGCGCCCGACGGACGCGGTGGTGCCCTGGTGGCCATCGCCTGCGACGGTCTCGTGCGGCTCACCGCCGGCGGGGAGCGCGCCGCCGATCTGCCGCCCTTGCCGATCGAAAGCCCAGCCGAGAGCTGTGTGACCTCGCTGTTGCGCGACCGCCTCGGCCGCACGTGG
This genomic window from Holophagales bacterium contains:
- a CDS encoding S46 family peptidase, with the translated sequence MGTQTRPFLPSALAVVIALVSFVSSTPPAVAIEGKWTPDQMLALDPAWLRGLGLEIAPAALWGSDGAGLLDATVEIDGCSAGFVSSAGLIVTNHHCAMSAIQEHSTPQRDLLTHGFLAATRAEELPAKGMRATVPSRTRDVTAEIEASAAGLADDLARFRAIERKQKELTAECERQPDRRCQVAAFDGGVRYVLFENVEYADVRLVWAPPGAVGDYGGEVDNWSWPRHTGDFSLLRVYAAPDGSPARPSEKNVPLVPRHYYPLARRGVVDGDFVMVAGYPGTTFRSYLAEEMAERAELFYPRRVDLFGGWLRTLESFAARDDASRIALAERIRGLGNSEKNSRGQLAGIARGHLVEKKRTADREVLEWIASPHGAAHRAAVAARAELAALLAERAERFDRDFLLSTARQAGQPLGLALTLARWAEEKAKPDLEREPAYMERNRQRIADRLEQAQSELHAGADAALLGDWLRRAATLPAGQRIAPVDALLAGSGDPAGRATALLAGSRVADAAERSKMFDESAAQLRARRDPLLDLAFALDVELRAQKDRDDRFRGAVARLRPVWMRAVAAHAGKPIAPDANSTLRVSFAHVQGYSPRDAVWMRPRTTVAGMVAKSTGVEPFAAPQPLLAAAPNAPASRWADTALGDVPVAFLADADTTGGNSGSPVLNGRGELVGVNFDRVWENVANDFGFNPDVARNVSADARYLLWVMETVHGEAAKPLLAELGQ
- a CDS encoding XdhC family protein; its protein translation is MADLDRVLADSLAHGEAVARATVVSGVNTGRRLLVWSAGQVFGDLGWPRLNQRVALFAEQLLASSHREVVKPFDLPDGEVTVRVELLRPPARQG
- a CDS encoding DEAD/DEAH box helicase, whose product is MPPRFDAERRTVELAVADLLEPALLRSLGFANRGGFERMWLGQAIHSRYQEEALATDPTYRREVPLRLSFVHRGWEVTLTGRADGLRREADGVRVVEEIKSVRRGGQLSQAARDLYERQARLYAWMLSRLEPVADGSPAAVHPELVLIEIGGEGVERERLDADLPTLEIAIHRRLASLLHGFERQERERADRRVAATSLAFPYPLARRGQEEIVAAVEHAVEHGEQLLLEAPTGIGKTVAALFPVLKHALAHDRRVFVLTAKTLQQQMALTVLGLLNGQRAFHALQLRAKARMCANGEVICHEEYCPFARDYYAKAISSGILQRLLGDWGELLPDEVFAAARETEVCPFEISLELAQLCEVVVCDYNYAFDPWVALSSFAEDASLADTILVIDEIHNLVDRGRGYLSPELASVEARAAAEALSLAGGELPRRLAGLCSELADLIDRTVEGALALAGGGEMTAVEAQLPEDDLWAWRPEFDAAFVDYLEYQRETRSFRAEDPFVALYFKLLRFLAGLLERGPAFAHLVERREGSGVLRVLCKDPSRHLGGVLRRAHAVIGLSATISPPEFYRDLLGFEAARTATLSLPSPFPTEHRRVVLDASVSTAYRDRAAQARTLAERLAAFADAVDGNCLALFPSFQYLQDIAGFLRPAHKRVLLQQRGDGERQREALLDALRTALLGDVLLLAVAGGVFAEGVDYPGDMLRAVAVIGPCLPVPTVETRLLQSYYEERFERGFEYAFVVPGMTRVVQAAGRLIRSPEDRGVIALFDRRFLQRPYRDRLPADWMPEEGLSSLVGDPARAAVEFFRLGVGRTGGTSSR